The DNA window tgttattattattattattgatttaatttcttccagatataaagtgtttaagttgtcaataaaatgatggctggattgaaaaaaagctggtactcatgctcctaaattcataaactcaaagttgcaagttgggtgctaaatatcacataggctttatgcagctatatttgtgtatatgtatcctaagtatatgtgtgcttcagggatattctgaacaaatcaagttaagtgataacccaggctttatttacaataacttgtaacaataaattatgtttcattgcaacttggagggcatatccaccctttatcttaaaaaagcccggatttacctgtccattggctaaaagtgtgttttttacatagtgtgtctttaatctggtaaccaactatttagcccaccagtttctcctcttcatgctgaatccatacatacatcatatgttaaatttggtttaactaataaaaagttatagcagtttatatattttagagcgccccccgcaggccattttgttatctgtgtgtttgacactcgaactcaaattgttttatagaccctaaacttcaacttggaagtgaaaaccaaactttaacacaaatttgaaatgactgagcctattacgaccccactacaggtttatagccatgaaaagtaatacaattacatttaaatatttcaaaccactgtacatttgtgtaacagacccttgggtctttacctggattcattttgttcatgaaaatgtagtttattttcaacagaattggcagtttattgctgagacatattttagccgctttctcaagaatcagtgctttgTAAGATTTCATTATGAATATAGTTACAAATGTACAATGAATTCCCTAAAACTGGGGTTGAATGAATTTGAACACACCTGTATACAGAGGTTTAATGCAAGCATTCCCTGCTGTCTGTTACCCCTCTACAGTACCGCCGCGACCGGCCTAGGGGCCCTGACccccactttgggaaccactggtctaaattATGAACTTGATGCTAGGATTTAGTCTTTAAGTGGGTTCATTAAAGGCTCACTGGACAATCATACATTGTTTCATTATCATATAATAATTAATAAGCAATGATAtttgtcttattttttattttttagtctTGTGTGGTGAGCGCTTCCATGCCAGGACAAGTCTGACAACACACCAGCTCACCTGCAGAGGAAAGAAGTCCTACATCTGCCAACACTGTGACAAAAGCTTTTCAGACGCAACAAAGCTCAGAATACACAACCACATTCACACgggagagaggccctatgtctgCCAGCATTGTGGTAAATGTTTTTCAGACGCAACAAAGCTCAAATTACACAACCACATTCACACTGGACAGAAGCCCCATGCCTGCCAACATTGTGACAAAAGTTTTTCACGGGCAAGGGGACTCAAACAacacaaatgcattcacacaggagagaggccctatgcctGCCACCATTGTGATAAATGTTTTTCATGGGCAATGAATCTCAAACGACACCAACGTATTCACAGTGGAGAGAGGCCCGCCTGCCATCATTGTGGTAAAAGTTTTCCACAGGCAGGACATCTCAAAGTACACCAGTTAATCCACtcaggagagaggccctatgctTGCCCACAGTGTGACAAAAGTTTTACAAAGGCAGTGAACCTCAAAGTACACaaccgcattcacactggagagaggccctatgtctgCCAGCATTGTGACAAAAGTTTTTCACAGGCAATTTATCTCCAAGTACACAACCGCACTCACACgggagagaggccctatgtctgCCAGAATTGTGGTAAATGTTTTTCAGATGCAGGGAATTTCCAAcgacaccaacgcattcacacaaGAGACAagccttaagctgggcttacactgcgcGA is part of the Engraulis encrasicolus isolate BLACKSEA-1 chromosome 9, IST_EnEncr_1.0, whole genome shotgun sequence genome and encodes:
- the LOC134455437 gene encoding zinc finger protein 501-like isoform X5; translated protein: MEDTLRTIKVEEDCDNCLLSDNGGIVFSSGALVCKIETDSIGWSSSFASSNGTVSTTEAKVFKEENCESLLFPMPIKCDIEETTVKAEDYLEESGDDGALKIDGADRPCTEQTSSSAGIKAELQQGRDGSAVAPVLSSEMNYPHPDIVSRYQLKRLSVRLVDCCTRRGQEGTNGKKNEDGEKPEPGQYVNARSSLTAHQLIHRGERPYVCQQCGKSFSLPGKLIRHQRIHTGEKPYACEICVLCGERFHARTSLTTHQLTCRGKKSYICQHCDKSFSDATKLRIHNHIHTGERPYVCQHCGKCFSDATKLKLHNHIHTGQKPHACQHCDKSFSRARGLKQHKCIHTGERPYACHHCDKCFSWAMNLKRHQRIHSGERPACHHCGKSFPQAGHLKVHQLIHSGERPYACPQCDKSFTKAVNLKVHNRIHTGERPYVCQHCDKSFSQAIYLQVHNRTHTGERPYVCQNCGKCFSDAGNFQRHQRIHTRDKP